Within Halalkalibaculum roseum, the genomic segment CAATGGAGATACCGGGTGACTGGAATTCACAGGTAGAAAAACTGTACTATTATGAAGGATCAGTCTGGTTTAAAAAGTCATTTGACTACCTCCGGAAAACCGATAGTAGCAGAGTTTTACTCTATTTCGGTGCTGTAAATTACAAGGCGGAAGTATACTTGAACGGTACTAAGCTGGGAACCCATATCGGGGGATTTACCCCGTTCTCATTTGAAGTTACCAACCTGCTAAATGAAAAGGACAATTTCCTGATCCTTAAGGTCGATAATACCCGTAAAAAAGAGGGAATCCCGACCCTGAATACCGATTGGTGGAACTACGGGGGCATCACTCGGGATGTAAAGCTTGTGGAAATGCCCCAGACATTTATTCGCGACTACATGATTCAGTTGAGTCCGGAGAATGCTCAAACTATAGAAGGATTTATGAGTTTGGATGGTACATCTTCTGCAAACCAAGAAGTCACTATTTCCATACCGGAATTGGATCTAAGGAAGACCTTAAATACTGATAGCGAAGGTAGTGCCTCTCTAGACCTGAAGTCAGATAACATAAACTACTGGTCACCAGAAAATCCATATCTATATGAAGTAGTCCTCACCACACCTTCCGATACACTAGAAGACCGGATTGGTTTCCGTACTATAGAAACAGAAGGCGGCCGGATACTGCTCAATGATCAACCGGTTTTCCTAAGGGGAATTAGCATTCATGAAGAGCGGCCCTTTGATGATGGCAGGGTACGTAACAAGAAGCAGGCGAAACAGCTTCTGCAGTGGGCCAAGGAATTGGGGTGCAATTATGTTCGGCTGGCTCACTATCCGCATAACGAGCACATGGTTCGACTGGCCGATGAAATGGGTATCCTGGTCTGGGAGGAGATTCCTGTGTACTGGACCATCGACTGGAATAATACCGCTACTCTTAAAAATGCAAAAAATCAGTTGAATGAGGTCATCCAAAGAGACAGAAACAGGGCGTCGGTGATCATCTGGTCAATGGCCAATGAAACACCCGTCAGTAAAGCACGAAACAACTTCCTCAACGAACTGGCCACCCTTACCCGATCCCTGGACAAAACCCGGCTGATCAGCGCAGCCCTTGAACAGAGTAGCCTTGAAGGAAATCCAAATATTCGTACTATTGATGATCCTTTTGCTGATGTGGTTGATGTATTGAGCTTCAACCAGTACATCGGCTGGTATGAGGGATTGCCTTCCAAAGCTCGTGAAATCACGTGGGAAATCAGCCAAAACAAACCGGTAATCATTTCCGAGTTCGGGGCCGGTGCCAAGCAGGGTTTCCACGCCGACAGCCTCACCCGCTGGTCTGAAGAATACCAGGCTTACCTGTACAGTGAAACCCTCAACATGATTGATAAGATTGACGGTCTGAGTGGCCTTTCCCCGTGGATACTGGCTGATTTCAGGTCACCACGAAGACAGCTGCCGGATATTCAGGATGAATGGAATCGAAAGGGACTTATTTCAGATGACGGTATCAAGAAAAAGGCCTTTTTTGTTCTGAAGTCGTACTATGAAAATAAATTGAAACTATGGAACACGGATAGTCGCAGATAAGTGTGGATATCACACATATTATTTTGTGTATTGTATACTAAAATCGGTGTAAACCTGCAGCATTCGCGTCAACCGTATTCTATTTTGGGTTTTTCCCATACTGTATGAGAGACAGATAACCCAGGGCCGGACCTATAGCCAGTATGAGAAAAACGAACGGACTCCCAAGGTTTGCCCAGAGCATGTTAACCAATTGAATGCTGATGATAGTAATAGCAAAACCGATACTGTTAACTATGGTAAGTCCGGTAGCTACATAATCACGATCGGATGAAGCTGCA encodes:
- a CDS encoding glycoside hydrolase family 2 protein, which codes for MRNIATVLFILTLYASCSFAQNIVPVNIYNRSAQSLIGEWHYVVDPYENGYYNYRYEPFDQMENPGKNAFFMNAKPDDKTDLVEYNFDRSPTMEIPGDWNSQVEKLYYYEGSVWFKKSFDYLRKTDSSRVLLYFGAVNYKAEVYLNGTKLGTHIGGFTPFSFEVTNLLNEKDNFLILKVDNTRKKEGIPTLNTDWWNYGGITRDVKLVEMPQTFIRDYMIQLSPENAQTIEGFMSLDGTSSANQEVTISIPELDLRKTLNTDSEGSASLDLKSDNINYWSPENPYLYEVVLTTPSDTLEDRIGFRTIETEGGRILLNDQPVFLRGISIHEERPFDDGRVRNKKQAKQLLQWAKELGCNYVRLAHYPHNEHMVRLADEMGILVWEEIPVYWTIDWNNTATLKNAKNQLNEVIQRDRNRASVIIWSMANETPVSKARNNFLNELATLTRSLDKTRLISAALEQSSLEGNPNIRTIDDPFADVVDVLSFNQYIGWYEGLPSKAREITWEISQNKPVIISEFGAGAKQGFHADSLTRWSEEYQAYLYSETLNMIDKIDGLSGLSPWILADFRSPRRQLPDIQDEWNRKGLISDDGIKKKAFFVLKSYYENKLKLWNTDSRR